A region of Myxococcus stipitatus DSM 14675 DNA encodes the following proteins:
- the hrpB gene encoding ATP-dependent helicase HrpB — MADVALPIDPLLPEIVSTLRGSRSLVLEAPPGAGKTTRVPRALLEAGLGEGKEIVVLQPRRLPTRLAAQRVSEEIGENVGESVGYQVRFEDVRSAKTRLSFVTEGVLGRRLLSDPTLRDVGIVVLDEFHERHLSADISLALLRRLQETRRPDLKLVVMSATLEAEPVRAYLGGCPSLRSQGRRFDVSVEYLPTPDDRHLDQQVLSGIKRLFAQGVDGDVLVFLPGAGEIRRTRDACAEFAERHGADVLPLHGDLSPAEQDRAVRRSSRRKIILSTNVAETSVTIDGVAVVIDTGLARVASHSPWSGLPTLKLSKVSRASAIQRAGRAGRTRAGHCLRLYTQHDFDGRPDQEAPEIRRMDLAETVLSLRASGVTDLGAFPFFEPPPAASLDAAETLLRRLGAVDPQGRVTPVGQRLLRFPVHPRQARIIVEGEQRGVGADAATLAALMGERDIRREARANLGSGGRAAAVVSGPSDLLELLERFREAERSGFSSGRLHSLSLEQGAVQSVDRVQKQLRRAVRNQGEQPQRAEDREQALMLSALAGYPDRVARRRRPRAPELLLFGGGTASLSEMSVVQDADLMVAVDAEERPGRGAVVRLASAVEPEWLLDLYPETLEEVDTLQWNAEARRVERLTRLSYGNLVLEETRTPAPSSEQTARVLVEAALAAGPGRFADPDALQQWRTRVALLAQAFPEAKFPTVDDAFLRDALASLCSDARSFKDLEGVSLIDALYARLTSEQQRLLAAHAPERVTLPGGRGVKVNYEPGKPPWVESRLQDFFGMAQGPSVCAGRVPLVLHLLAPNMRAVQVTTDLAGFWERHYPALRKELGRKYPRHSWPEDPRHAQPPAPRPPRR, encoded by the coding sequence ATGGCGGACGTCGCCCTTCCCATCGACCCTCTCCTCCCGGAAATCGTCTCCACCCTGCGAGGCTCCCGCTCGCTCGTGCTGGAGGCCCCTCCTGGTGCGGGAAAGACCACGCGTGTCCCTCGCGCGCTTCTCGAAGCCGGGCTCGGCGAAGGCAAGGAGATCGTCGTCCTCCAGCCACGCCGACTCCCGACCCGGCTCGCCGCGCAGCGCGTCTCCGAGGAGATTGGCGAAAACGTCGGCGAATCCGTCGGCTACCAGGTCCGCTTCGAGGACGTCCGCAGCGCGAAGACTCGTCTTTCCTTCGTCACCGAAGGGGTCCTCGGCCGGCGCCTCTTGTCCGACCCGACCTTGCGCGACGTGGGCATCGTCGTGCTCGACGAATTCCACGAGCGCCACCTCTCCGCGGACATCTCGCTCGCGCTGCTGCGCCGACTTCAGGAGACGCGACGCCCCGACCTCAAGCTCGTCGTCATGTCCGCGACCCTGGAGGCCGAACCCGTCCGTGCATACCTTGGAGGTTGTCCTTCTCTCCGCTCCCAAGGACGCCGCTTCGACGTGAGCGTGGAGTACCTCCCGACTCCCGATGACCGGCACCTCGACCAACAGGTCCTCTCCGGCATCAAGCGACTGTTCGCTCAAGGCGTGGATGGCGACGTGCTCGTCTTCCTCCCCGGGGCCGGGGAAATCCGCCGCACCCGAGACGCCTGCGCCGAGTTCGCCGAACGCCACGGCGCCGACGTCCTCCCCCTCCACGGAGACCTCTCACCCGCGGAACAGGACCGCGCCGTGCGCAGGAGCTCGCGCCGGAAGATCATCCTCTCCACCAACGTCGCCGAGACCTCCGTCACCATCGACGGCGTCGCCGTGGTCATCGACACGGGACTGGCTCGCGTGGCCAGCCACTCCCCCTGGTCCGGCCTCCCGACCCTCAAGCTGTCCAAGGTCAGCCGCGCCTCCGCCATCCAACGCGCGGGCCGCGCCGGCCGCACACGCGCGGGCCACTGCCTTCGCCTCTACACCCAGCACGACTTCGACGGACGCCCTGACCAGGAAGCCCCCGAAATCCGCCGCATGGACCTGGCGGAGACGGTGCTCTCGCTGCGCGCGTCCGGCGTGACGGACCTCGGTGCCTTTCCGTTCTTCGAGCCGCCTCCCGCCGCCTCGCTCGATGCTGCGGAGACCCTGCTGCGTCGGCTCGGCGCCGTGGACCCTCAAGGCCGTGTCACCCCGGTCGGCCAGCGACTCCTGCGCTTCCCCGTCCATCCACGCCAGGCGCGCATCATCGTCGAAGGCGAACAGCGCGGTGTCGGCGCCGATGCGGCCACCCTCGCCGCGCTCATGGGTGAGCGCGACATCCGCCGCGAAGCCCGAGCCAACCTGGGCAGCGGTGGCCGCGCGGCCGCCGTGGTCAGTGGCCCCTCGGACCTGCTCGAGTTGCTGGAGCGATTCCGCGAAGCCGAACGCTCGGGGTTCTCCTCCGGACGACTGCACTCCCTCTCGCTCGAACAAGGCGCCGTGCAGTCCGTGGACCGCGTGCAGAAACAACTGCGGCGCGCCGTTCGCAACCAAGGAGAACAACCCCAGCGCGCCGAGGACCGCGAGCAAGCCCTCATGCTCAGCGCCCTCGCGGGCTACCCGGACCGCGTTGCCCGACGACGCCGGCCGCGTGCCCCCGAGCTGCTCCTGTTCGGCGGCGGCACCGCCTCCCTCTCCGAGATGAGCGTGGTGCAGGACGCGGACCTCATGGTCGCCGTGGATGCCGAGGAACGCCCAGGACGCGGCGCCGTGGTGCGACTGGCCAGTGCCGTGGAACCCGAGTGGCTCCTGGACCTCTACCCCGAGACGCTCGAGGAGGTAGACACCCTCCAGTGGAACGCCGAGGCACGCCGCGTGGAGCGACTCACCCGGCTCTCCTACGGCAACCTTGTCCTCGAGGAGACGCGCACCCCCGCCCCTTCCTCGGAGCAGACCGCGCGGGTGCTCGTCGAGGCCGCGCTCGCCGCGGGCCCAGGACGATTCGCCGACCCCGACGCACTCCAACAGTGGCGGACCCGCGTGGCCCTGCTCGCCCAGGCCTTCCCCGAGGCGAAGTTCCCCACCGTCGATGATGCCTTCCTGCGGGATGCCCTCGCGTCCCTCTGCTCGGACGCGCGCAGCTTCAAGGACCTCGAGGGCGTGTCCCTCATCGACGCGCTCTACGCGCGGCTGACGTCCGAGCAGCAGCGCCTCCTCGCGGCGCACGCCCCCGAGCGCGTGACGCTGCCGGGAGGCCGAGGCGTCAAGGTGAACTACGAACCGGGCAAGCCCCCCTGGGTAGAGTCACGCCTCCAGGATTTCTTCGGGATGGCCCAGGGCCCCAGCGTGTGCGCGGGCCGCGTGCCGCTCGTGCTGCACCTGCTGGCGCCCAACATGCGCGCCGTTCAGGTGACAACAGACCTGGCGGGATTCTGGGAGCGCCATTACCCCGCGCTCCGCAAGGAACTGGGCCGCAAGTACCCGCGTCACTCCTGGCCGGAGGACCCCAGGCACGCGCAGCCGCCAGCACCGCGTCCACCGCGGCGCTGA
- a CDS encoding right-handed parallel beta-helix repeat-containing protein, giving the protein MRNFKGNFLTLKTPVAALATSLFMLGSAAHGASLPPIGVQPVPNTPVAALPAHADHAAIATPSPQPGVQATALSAAASTNFTREWVVSPSGNDGGDGSAAQPLRTINKAVGLAGPGELIRVQAGSYAERVIIGANAKAGTPEAKITLQGEGGARIIPGPGTGGMVQVRRPNWVIDGFTIDVQRQPLFGVTFEGDVTGSMLVNSELRDGGGGAAVTTFNKATGAIIENNHIHGFVKNTGNKDSHGVVVQPTSKDITVRNNDIHDNSGDSVQCLGPEGFSSLPPAEGLLVENNHFYGNRENAVDIKTCYGVVIRNNRMHNFRPTSTAKGDVLVVHYSASNVLVEDNEIYDGAKGISVGGNRSGPMPTGIVVRRNRVYNITNAGGGEGTGIRLENSKGTVVVNNTVAATTTALIMGHGTGGPTQTPVVRNNIIEGTVAVDLGGQAPGLKLGNNLISPTGQFKRNGVVVSPDQFKATTGDASSISGPPGLGEAFSPSTDAVDKGVDVGLPFCGGAPDIGAVELGC; this is encoded by the coding sequence ATGCGAAATTTCAAAGGCAACTTCCTGACGCTGAAGACTCCCGTGGCCGCTCTGGCCACCAGCCTTTTCATGCTCGGTTCGGCTGCCCACGGAGCAAGCCTGCCGCCCATCGGTGTGCAGCCCGTTCCCAACACCCCCGTGGCGGCCCTGCCTGCCCACGCGGACCATGCGGCCATCGCCACGCCGTCGCCGCAGCCGGGTGTCCAGGCCACCGCGCTGAGCGCCGCGGCCAGCACGAACTTCACCCGCGAGTGGGTGGTGAGCCCCTCCGGCAATGACGGCGGCGACGGCAGCGCCGCTCAGCCGCTGCGCACCATCAACAAGGCCGTCGGCCTGGCGGGCCCGGGCGAGCTCATCCGCGTCCAGGCGGGTTCCTACGCGGAGCGCGTCATCATCGGCGCCAACGCGAAGGCGGGGACCCCCGAGGCGAAGATCACGCTCCAGGGCGAGGGCGGCGCGCGCATCATCCCAGGGCCCGGCACGGGCGGCATGGTGCAGGTGCGCCGTCCGAACTGGGTCATCGACGGGTTCACCATCGACGTGCAGCGCCAGCCGCTCTTCGGCGTCACCTTCGAGGGCGACGTCACGGGCTCCATGCTGGTGAACTCGGAGCTGCGCGACGGTGGGGGCGGTGCGGCCGTGACGACGTTCAACAAGGCCACGGGCGCCATCATCGAGAACAACCACATCCACGGCTTCGTGAAGAACACGGGCAACAAGGACTCGCACGGCGTCGTCGTGCAGCCCACGTCCAAGGACATCACCGTCCGCAACAACGACATCCACGACAACTCAGGTGACTCCGTGCAGTGCCTGGGGCCCGAGGGCTTCAGCTCGCTGCCTCCAGCGGAGGGCCTGCTCGTGGAGAACAACCACTTCTACGGCAACCGTGAGAACGCGGTGGACATCAAGACCTGCTACGGCGTGGTCATCCGCAACAACCGGATGCACAACTTCCGCCCGACGAGCACGGCGAAGGGGGATGTCCTGGTGGTGCACTACTCCGCGAGCAACGTGCTGGTGGAGGACAATGAAATCTACGACGGCGCCAAGGGCATCTCGGTGGGTGGCAACCGCTCCGGGCCCATGCCCACGGGCATCGTCGTGCGGCGCAACCGCGTCTACAACATCACCAACGCGGGGGGCGGGGAGGGCACCGGTATCCGCCTCGAGAACTCGAAGGGCACCGTGGTGGTGAACAACACCGTCGCCGCCACGACGACGGCGCTCATCATGGGGCACGGCACGGGAGGCCCCACCCAGACGCCGGTGGTGCGCAACAACATCATCGAGGGGACGGTCGCCGTGGACCTGGGCGGTCAGGCGCCGGGGCTGAAGCTGGGCAACAACCTCATCTCGCCCACGGGGCAGTTCAAGCGCAACGGCGTGGTGGTGAGCCCGGACCAGTTCAAGGCGACCACGGGGGACGCGTCCTCCATCAGCGGTCCTCCCGGCCTGGGTGAGGCCTTCAGCCCCAGCACCGACGCGGTGGACAAGGGCGTCGACGTGGGCCTGCCTTTCTGTGGCGGGGCCCCCGATATCGGCGCCGTGGAACTGGGCTGCTGA
- the fdxA gene encoding ferredoxin FdxA, giving the protein MAYVVADPCIKCKYTDCVEVCPVNCFYEGANFLVIHPDECIDCGACEPVCPTKAIFPETELPGKWKEYKALNADFSTKWPNIAEKKASLPEAEDFKAKEDKRALLDTAPGK; this is encoded by the coding sequence ATGGCCTACGTCGTCGCGGACCCTTGCATCAAGTGCAAGTACACTGACTGTGTGGAGGTCTGCCCGGTCAATTGTTTCTACGAGGGTGCGAACTTCCTGGTCATCCACCCCGACGAGTGCATCGACTGCGGCGCGTGCGAGCCCGTGTGCCCCACCAAGGCCATCTTCCCGGAGACTGAGCTGCCGGGGAAGTGGAAGGAGTACAAGGCGCTGAACGCGGACTTCTCCACGAAGTGGCCGAACATCGCGGAGAAGAAGGCGTCGCTTCCCGAGGCCGAGGACTTCAAGGCCAAGGAAGACAAGCGCGCGCTGCTGGACACCGCACCCGGCAAGTAG
- a CDS encoding GNAT family N-acetyltransferase, with protein sequence MASPTETTAPVTVTQILDEAELMQALAIREVVFIEEQHVPEGIERDAEDAHAYHVIAHQSGHAIGTGRLVMLAQPPSGEEGPWGQVGRMAVLQAHRKARVGSLLLTSLEQEARRRGVRGIMLHAQLYALEFYKKHGYSEMGTVFLEGGIDHLEMRKRF encoded by the coding sequence ATGGCCAGTCCCACGGAAACAACCGCGCCCGTTACCGTCACCCAGATTCTGGACGAGGCGGAGCTCATGCAGGCGCTCGCCATCCGCGAGGTGGTGTTCATCGAGGAGCAGCACGTCCCCGAGGGCATCGAGCGTGACGCGGAAGACGCGCACGCCTACCACGTCATCGCGCATCAGAGTGGTCACGCCATCGGCACGGGTCGGTTGGTGATGCTCGCCCAGCCGCCCTCGGGCGAAGAGGGCCCGTGGGGACAGGTGGGCCGCATGGCGGTGCTTCAGGCGCACCGCAAGGCGCGCGTGGGCTCACTGCTGCTGACGTCGCTGGAGCAGGAGGCGCGTCGCCGTGGCGTCAGGGGCATCATGCTGCATGCCCAGCTGTACGCGCTCGAGTTCTACAAGAAGCACGGCTACTCCGAGATGGGCACGGTCTTCCTCGAGGGAGGCATCGACCACCTGGAGATGCGCAAGCGCTTCTAG
- the asd gene encoding aspartate-semialdehyde dehydrogenase: MAKLRAALIGATGLAGQQFIAALRNHPFIELTGLAASPRSAGKSYGDALRTANGMTAWFVPEPLAPEMARMPVVSGDALEAQDYDLVFSAVEADVARELEPRLAKDIPVFSAASAFRYEDDVPLLIPPVNSSHAPLVREQQRRRGWKGFIVPSPNCTTTGLAVTLAPLVERFGVKAVLMTSLQAMSGAGRSPGVIGMDILDNVIPYIPKEEQKVEAETKKILGALNAGGSALTPHDVRVSCTCTRVAVLEGHTESVFVSLGTKATVAEVIQAMREWRGDEVARDLPSTPKRWIEVMDDPFRPQPRLDRETHGGMATTVGRVREDGVLENGFKYVLVSHNTKMGAARGSILVAEQLRAQGLLGR; this comes from the coding sequence ATGGCAAAGCTTCGTGCTGCCCTCATTGGTGCGACCGGACTCGCGGGCCAGCAGTTCATCGCCGCCCTCAGGAATCACCCGTTCATCGAGCTGACCGGCCTGGCCGCGTCGCCTCGCTCGGCGGGCAAATCCTACGGGGACGCGCTGCGCACCGCCAACGGGATGACCGCGTGGTTCGTCCCGGAGCCGCTCGCGCCCGAGATGGCGCGGATGCCGGTGGTGAGCGGCGACGCGCTCGAGGCCCAGGACTACGACCTGGTCTTCTCCGCCGTGGAGGCGGACGTCGCGCGGGAGCTGGAGCCGCGGCTGGCCAAGGACATCCCCGTCTTCTCCGCCGCCAGCGCCTTCCGCTACGAGGATGACGTCCCGCTGCTCATCCCCCCCGTCAACTCCTCCCACGCGCCCCTCGTGCGCGAGCAGCAGCGCCGGCGCGGCTGGAAGGGCTTCATCGTCCCCAGCCCCAACTGCACGACGACGGGCCTGGCGGTGACGCTGGCTCCGCTGGTCGAGCGCTTCGGGGTGAAGGCGGTGCTGATGACCAGCCTCCAGGCGATGTCCGGTGCGGGGCGCTCGCCGGGGGTCATCGGCATGGACATCCTCGACAACGTCATCCCCTACATCCCCAAGGAAGAGCAGAAGGTCGAGGCGGAGACGAAGAAGATCCTCGGCGCGCTCAACGCGGGGGGCTCGGCCCTGACGCCCCACGACGTCCGGGTGTCCTGCACGTGCACCCGCGTGGCGGTCCTCGAGGGCCACACCGAGTCCGTTTTCGTCTCGTTGGGCACCAAGGCCACGGTGGCCGAGGTCATCCAGGCGATGCGCGAGTGGCGAGGCGACGAGGTGGCCCGCGACCTGCCGTCCACCCCCAAGCGGTGGATTGAGGTGATGGACGACCCGTTCCGTCCCCAGCCCCGGCTGGACCGGGAGACCCACGGGGGCATGGCCACCACGGTGGGACGCGTGCGCGAGGATGGTGTGCTGGAGAACGGCTTCAAGTACGTGCTCGTCTCCCACAACACCAAGATGGGGGCCGCGCGCGGGTCCATCCTTGTGGCCGAGCAGCTTCGGGCCCAGGGGTTGCTCGGCCGTTAG
- a CDS encoding energy transducer TonB, producing the protein MSTGSSPTDWRRKRRRDSPWRLLAAVLLALVAHVAYLAIVLFTGTLSPASHERKPASRPPTSVAVRPLTQDQWAKNRGKTDPKSKTTERPRLQDKKPEEKKPETRPQGQVVDLAPGNNEEAPDAKYLAEHNNRVKKETRAREQTPNYRNAMPQRTAPEAQEGADTEPTAPRIAGNNGMGNDDRPLAEGGQQFAFEVPDIHRRNEMKVKSDPTTPGGVSVKNQNESEEMTGNGKRLRIQPGTGGQEEGSSGRIGSPGIASLMPSRAAMDKVLGAAPNDHLRDVEEGDGTLLNSREWKYASFFNRVKQSVGMHWNPNESLRLRDPTGRMYSGKDRHTLLEITLDEKGRVTDIQVEKSSGLDFLDMEAVSSFQRAQPFPNPPPGLLSDDSKVRFSFGFFLEMGGGPRMRLFRQPN; encoded by the coding sequence GTGAGCACGGGTTCTTCTCCGACAGACTGGCGCCGCAAGCGGCGGCGAGACTCACCCTGGCGACTGCTCGCCGCGGTGCTGCTCGCCCTGGTGGCACATGTCGCCTACCTGGCCATCGTGCTCTTCACGGGGACGCTCTCCCCCGCGTCCCATGAGCGCAAGCCCGCCTCGCGCCCCCCGACGTCCGTGGCGGTGCGGCCGTTGACGCAGGACCAGTGGGCGAAGAACCGCGGCAAGACGGACCCGAAGTCGAAGACGACCGAGCGCCCGCGCCTCCAGGACAAGAAGCCCGAGGAGAAGAAGCCGGAGACCCGTCCCCAGGGACAGGTGGTGGACCTGGCGCCCGGGAACAACGAGGAGGCGCCGGACGCGAAGTACCTGGCGGAGCACAACAACCGCGTCAAGAAGGAGACGCGGGCCCGGGAGCAGACGCCCAACTACCGCAACGCCATGCCCCAGCGCACGGCGCCCGAGGCCCAGGAAGGCGCGGACACGGAGCCCACGGCGCCGCGCATCGCGGGCAACAACGGCATGGGCAACGACGACCGTCCCCTCGCCGAGGGCGGCCAGCAGTTCGCCTTCGAGGTCCCCGACATCCACCGCCGCAACGAGATGAAGGTGAAGTCGGACCCCACCACGCCCGGCGGGGTGTCCGTGAAGAACCAGAACGAGAGCGAGGAGATGACGGGCAACGGCAAGCGCCTGCGCATCCAGCCGGGCACGGGGGGCCAGGAGGAAGGCTCCTCGGGGCGCATCGGCTCGCCGGGAATCGCCTCGCTGATGCCGTCGCGCGCCGCCATGGACAAGGTGCTGGGGGCCGCGCCCAATGACCACCTGCGCGACGTGGAGGAGGGAGACGGCACCCTGCTCAACTCCCGCGAGTGGAAGTACGCCAGCTTCTTCAACCGCGTGAAGCAGAGCGTGGGCATGCACTGGAATCCCAATGAGTCGCTGCGCCTGAGAGACCCCACGGGCCGGATGTACTCGGGGAAGGACCGGCACACGCTCCTGGAGATCACGCTCGACGAGAAGGGCCGCGTCACGGACATCCAGGTGGAGAAGAGCAGCGGCCTGGACTTCCTGGACATGGAGGCGGTGTCCTCGTTCCAGCGCGCGCAGCCCTTCCCCAACCCGCCTCCGGGGTTGCTGAGCGACGACTCGAAGGTGCGCTTCTCGTTCGGCTTCTTCCTGGAGATGGGCGGCGGCCCGCGCATGCGGCTGTTCCGGCAGCCCAACTGA
- a CDS encoding acyl-CoA dehydrogenase family protein — translation MLHGHGLYLEEHESFRRTVRAVVEKEILPFVSGWEEAEEFPRELFTRFGELGFLGLKYPVEYGGTNAGPLYEAVLLEELGRCGSGGVSAGLGTQFTISTGPLNLFATDAQKHRWLAPAIRGEKIGALGITEPDAGSDVAGLRTTARRDGAHYVVNGSKTYITNGVRADFVVLAVKTDTSAGHKGLSMLVVEKGTPGFTVGRKLKKLGWRASDTAELFLEDCRIPAENLLGVENQGFAQIMGNFQWERLSLALGAVGAMDDMLERVVEHVKSRRAFGQSLSQLQVVRHKLADLFTARECARQLTYHALRLHSAGEWAVAQTSMAKKVATETACRIADECLQLHGGAGYMMEYDIQRHWRDARLGPIGGGTSEVMNDIIAKQLGL, via the coding sequence ATGCTGCATGGCCATGGGCTGTACCTGGAGGAGCACGAGTCCTTTCGCCGCACGGTGAGGGCGGTGGTGGAGAAGGAGATCCTCCCCTTCGTGTCGGGGTGGGAGGAGGCGGAGGAGTTTCCTCGGGAACTCTTCACGCGCTTTGGCGAGCTGGGCTTCCTGGGCCTGAAGTACCCCGTGGAGTACGGTGGCACCAACGCGGGCCCGCTCTACGAGGCCGTGCTGCTGGAGGAGCTGGGGCGCTGTGGCTCGGGCGGGGTGTCCGCGGGGCTGGGGACGCAGTTCACCATCTCCACCGGCCCGCTGAACCTGTTCGCGACGGACGCGCAGAAGCACCGCTGGCTGGCCCCCGCGATTCGAGGCGAGAAGATTGGCGCGCTCGGCATCACCGAGCCTGACGCGGGCTCGGACGTGGCGGGGCTGCGCACCACGGCCCGCCGCGACGGTGCTCACTACGTCGTCAACGGCTCCAAGACGTACATCACCAACGGGGTTCGTGCGGACTTCGTGGTGCTGGCGGTGAAGACGGATACCTCCGCGGGCCACAAGGGCTTGTCCATGTTGGTGGTGGAGAAGGGCACCCCTGGCTTCACCGTGGGCCGCAAGCTGAAGAAGCTGGGGTGGCGGGCCTCGGACACCGCGGAGCTCTTCCTGGAGGACTGCCGCATCCCCGCGGAGAACCTGCTGGGCGTGGAGAATCAGGGCTTCGCGCAAATCATGGGCAACTTCCAGTGGGAGCGGCTGTCGCTCGCGCTCGGGGCGGTGGGCGCCATGGACGACATGCTGGAGCGAGTCGTCGAGCACGTGAAGTCGCGCCGCGCCTTCGGCCAGTCTCTCAGCCAGCTCCAGGTGGTTCGCCACAAGCTCGCGGACCTGTTCACCGCCCGGGAGTGTGCGCGCCAGCTCACCTACCACGCCCTGCGCCTGCACTCGGCGGGCGAGTGGGCGGTGGCCCAGACGTCCATGGCCAAGAAGGTGGCCACGGAGACGGCCTGCCGGATTGCGGACGAGTGCCTCCAGCTCCACGGGGGCGCCGGCTACATGATGGAGTACGACATCCAGCGGCATTGGCGGGACGCTCGCCTGGGGCCCATCGGCGGCGGGACCAGCGAGGTGATGAACGACATCATCGCCAAGCAGCTGGGCTTGTAG
- a CDS encoding SpoIID/LytB domain-containing protein yields the protein MRTAVPLLLSALLLATCASPRSSGHLIERPVALPPEEPLDAGTDGGTPPSSEDAGTEDAGSEAVTSPGASGSDLLAHGIPGPGELKRLDFRGGEPRLPIRLMEGRREATFSPRGRMRMRFGGTVEKMLDAAAGTRWTVRVTQGVPAVLSARVQLGEHRFADREGLAAAQEEWRARGIAVRTHVLGAVYGIAGKVIDNRRSLLLVDEVLSPEDAAKRQADLLQRFGVRTLLFEEAQTPARAILEVRDESGAVVGLAQDRLDAESPEGAGFDVRQVEYGVGYDFHGFEDRTFRGALQFSVDRAGLLAVVNVVPLEDLLKGLVPAEIFARAHPEALRAQAVTARGEVLAKVGIKHLADPYLLCSEQHCAVYRGRTGEAASTTAAVEATRGEALFSADGRLVDSVYSAVCGGHTEDNDIVWGGPPDPSLRGRPDILEPAPDTPSPSRLAKWLSAPDLRAACRLSSFAQPSKFRWEKRFTAAQVDALVARLGVGRVQAMSLSERGVSGRARVLSLSGDQGATQVRGELNIRRLLGMLNSSMAVVEAERDAEGRPTHWVFRGGGWGHGVGMCQTGAIGRAEAGQRYQEILHHYFNGAEVAPIY from the coding sequence GTGCGCACCGCCGTCCCACTCCTGCTCTCCGCCCTGCTGCTCGCGACCTGCGCGAGCCCTCGGTCGTCCGGCCACCTGATAGAGCGTCCGGTGGCACTGCCACCCGAGGAGCCCCTGGACGCCGGGACGGATGGAGGCACGCCCCCCTCGAGCGAAGACGCTGGGACGGAGGATGCGGGCAGCGAGGCCGTGACGTCCCCCGGGGCCTCCGGAAGCGACCTGCTGGCTCATGGGATTCCAGGGCCCGGGGAGCTCAAGCGGCTGGACTTCCGGGGCGGTGAGCCTCGGCTCCCCATCCGGCTCATGGAGGGGCGGCGCGAGGCGACATTCTCTCCTCGGGGGCGCATGCGGATGCGCTTCGGCGGGACGGTGGAGAAGATGCTCGACGCCGCGGCGGGGACCCGCTGGACGGTGCGCGTGACGCAAGGCGTGCCGGCGGTGCTCTCCGCGCGCGTGCAGCTCGGCGAGCACCGGTTCGCGGACCGCGAGGGCCTGGCGGCGGCGCAAGAGGAGTGGCGGGCCCGAGGCATCGCCGTGCGCACCCACGTCCTCGGCGCGGTGTACGGCATCGCCGGCAAGGTCATCGACAACCGGCGCTCGCTGCTGCTCGTGGACGAGGTGCTCTCCCCCGAGGACGCGGCGAAGCGGCAGGCGGACCTGCTCCAGCGCTTCGGCGTGCGGACCCTTCTCTTCGAGGAGGCGCAGACCCCCGCGCGCGCCATCCTGGAGGTCCGCGACGAGTCCGGCGCCGTGGTGGGCCTGGCGCAGGACCGGCTCGACGCCGAGTCACCGGAGGGCGCCGGCTTCGACGTGCGCCAGGTCGAGTACGGCGTGGGCTACGACTTCCACGGCTTCGAGGACCGCACGTTCCGGGGCGCACTCCAGTTCTCCGTGGACCGCGCGGGCCTGCTCGCCGTGGTGAATGTCGTGCCCCTGGAGGACCTGCTCAAGGGCCTGGTCCCCGCTGAAATCTTCGCCCGCGCCCACCCGGAGGCACTCCGGGCGCAGGCCGTCACCGCGCGCGGCGAGGTGCTGGCGAAGGTGGGCATCAAGCACCTGGCCGACCCCTACCTCCTCTGTTCGGAGCAGCACTGCGCCGTGTACCGCGGACGCACGGGCGAGGCGGCCAGCACCACCGCCGCGGTGGAGGCCACCCGAGGCGAGGCCCTCTTCAGCGCGGATGGCCGGCTGGTGGACTCCGTCTACAGCGCCGTGTGCGGTGGCCACACCGAGGACAACGACATCGTCTGGGGAGGCCCACCGGACCCGAGCCTCCGTGGACGTCCGGACATCCTGGAGCCCGCCCCGGACACGCCCTCCCCCTCCCGCCTCGCGAAGTGGCTCTCGGCGCCCGACCTGAGGGCCGCCTGTCGGCTCTCCAGCTTCGCCCAGCCCAGCAAGTTCCGCTGGGAGAAGCGCTTCACGGCGGCCCAGGTGGACGCGCTCGTCGCCCGGCTGGGCGTGGGCCGGGTCCAGGCGATGAGCCTGTCCGAGCGAGGCGTGTCCGGCCGGGCCCGAGTGCTCTCCTTGTCTGGGGACCAGGGGGCCACCCAGGTGCGCGGAGAGCTCAACATCCGCAGGCTGCTGGGCATGCTCAACAGCAGCATGGCGGTGGTGGAAGCCGAACGGGACGCCGAGGGCCGGCCCACCCATTGGGTTTTCCGTGGCGGCGGCTGGGGCCACGGAGTAGGGATGTGTCAGACGGGCGCCATCGGACGGGCCGAGGCCGGACAGCGCTACCAGGAAATCCTCCACCACTACTTCAATGGTGCTGAAGTCGCTCCCATCTACTGA
- a CDS encoding rhodanese-like domain-containing protein: MEPTILCTELYLRLGDDELLVIDCRTPAEWEHHALHIPGALRMSPGEVAREHRMLPDDELIVLCGGAQDGSDVRRVCRLLRMHGREAVCLEGGLPAWIRGGYPTERHARPQLALPR, translated from the coding sequence GTGGAGCCCACCATCCTGTGTACCGAGCTGTACCTGCGCCTGGGCGATGACGAGCTGCTCGTCATCGACTGCCGCACCCCCGCTGAATGGGAACACCATGCCCTGCACATCCCTGGCGCCTTGAGGATGAGTCCCGGTGAGGTCGCCCGGGAACACCGCATGCTCCCCGACGACGAGCTCATCGTCCTGTGCGGTGGCGCACAGGACGGCTCCGACGTCCGCCGCGTCTGCCGCCTGCTGCGGATGCATGGGCGCGAGGCGGTCTGCCTCGAGGGGGGGCTTCCGGCCTGGATTCGAGGGGGCTACCCCACCGAGCGCCATGCCCGTCCTCAGCTCGCGCTGCCTCGCTGA